The window AATTATTATGATGAAAGTGTTATCAGGCATGCTTATGCTTATGACGGCAACGCATTTACTCCAATCGATTACCCTGGTTCAACACGAACGGGTGCTGGTGCGATCAATGACATGGGAACTATGGCGGGGGTATATACGGATTCCGCCGAAGTAAAACACATGTATTTGTATGATGGAGCAACATGGGATACAATAGACCATCCCGAGTCTCCCGAAGTACTTTCAGCAGTGGATATCAATAATTCCGGTATTATAGTCGGGCAATATGGCTGGCCGGGAATCGTCACTCATGCTTTTTTATACGATGGGGTAAATTTCAATATAATAGATAATCCTGGCTCTCCATGGAATTCTGCCAATGGTATCAACGAGGCCGGTAATGTTGTTGGTTTTGATACTATCGGTGGGCTTGCTCGTGGCTATTTCTTGGATGGGTCAATCTATACAACCATCATTTATCCGGGGGCCTCAGGTGGCACTTATCTTAGTGGAATAAATAATTACAATAGTATTGCCGGTAAATACCAAGATACTAACGGATGGAATAGCTTCCTGTATGACGGTGAGAATTTTATTGACATTGTTTATCCGGGGGCCAGCCAGACAATGGTAAACGACATTAACGATTTGGGTCAGATTGTGGGCTCTTACATGGACAAAGATGGTATATCACATGGTTTCATTGCTAATCCGGTTCCGCTTCCGGGTGCGATATGGTTGTTGGGTTCCGGGATCATCGGGCTTATAAGGGTTAGAAAAACATATAATTACTGACATCGGGTTCGGTTTTTTCAACACTGCTTACGAAGCTTAATTTTATAGTTTGTAAGGCAAGACAATGCATAACAGGAGTGATATATGAATAATCAAGTACAGTCTCCACCCACTTGGGCAAGTACTATTTTATATCTATTTATTATCATAGTGCTTTTTATATGTGTTTTGACCTTTATCCTGAAAGCTTCCTGCCTTTTTACTGAACCAAGTTTACATATGATAAGTTATTCCATAGTCACATTTAGTGTCGGGCTGTCTCTTATTTGTTGCATCCTCTGGATAGGAGGGGTGACCGGCATAACCGAAATAACCAGCACGACTCAGAAAATATTGTGGGTTACTTTGATTGCAGGAATTTTGTCCACTACTGTAACGGTCTATAAGGGATTTATCACTACAGCTAAGATATACAAAGTAACCGGCATAGTGGAAAAAATGGATGGTAAAGATCCAAGGGACGTTTCAATATACACACGTTTTCCTCCTTTGT is drawn from Pseudomonadota bacterium and contains these coding sequences:
- a CDS encoding PEP-CTERM sorting domain-containing protein, whose translation is MSVKWEVAEVISLSVGPAIQNNIILRISAINGLTYNLTGDGFLISITESAVPVPPAVWLFVSGFIGLVLIRTTEFLLLKRGEEEMTNKKRNKWVLVFVLIGMILPINLFAAAYSFTTIDYPGQAYPNLWWAGIGGINNSGNIVGNYYDESVIRHAYAYDGNAFTPIDYPGSTRTGAGAINDMGTMAGVYTDSAEVKHMYLYDGATWDTIDHPESPEVLSAVDINNSGIIVGQYGWPGIVTHAFLYDGVNFNIIDNPGSPWNSANGINEAGNVVGFDTIGGLARGYFLDGSIYTTIIYPGASGGTYLSGINNYNSIAGKYQDTNGWNSFLYDGENFIDIVYPGASQTMVNDINDLGQIVGSYMDKDGISHGFIANPVPLPGAIWLLGSGIIGLIRVRKTYNY